In Brachypodium distachyon strain Bd21 chromosome 2, Brachypodium_distachyon_v3.0, whole genome shotgun sequence, one genomic interval encodes:
- the LOC100839090 gene encoding uncharacterized protein LOC100839090, which translates to MSHSPSGSSAPARSAGEEVSADAATEEGGESKLSALLFDVSQHVQDGLQSMLKMTGEIEQCGGEIEAEIEQAKEGVADKCRMLEEEKERFQKVALAALNILSGGI; encoded by the exons ATGTCTCACTCGCCGTCGGGATCAAGCGCgccggcgcggtcggcgggggaggaggtcTCCGCTGACGCGGCGACGGAGGAAGGTGGCGAGTCCAAGCTCTCGGCGCTTCTCTTCG ACGTATCGCAGCATGTTCAGGATGGCCTCCAGAGCATGCTGAAGATGACCGGCGAGATCGAGCAGTGTGGGGGCGAGATCGAGGCAGAGATCGAGCAGGCGAAGGAGGGTGTGGCTGACAAGTGCAGGATgctcgaggaggagaaggagaggttCCAGAAAGTGGCCCTCGCCGCGCTCAATATCCTGAGCGGCGGCATCTGA